In one Rhinopithecus roxellana isolate Shanxi Qingling chromosome 1, ASM756505v1, whole genome shotgun sequence genomic region, the following are encoded:
- the GHSR gene encoding LOW QUALITY PROTEIN: growth hormone secretagogue receptor type 1 (The sequence of the model RefSeq protein was modified relative to this genomic sequence to represent the inferred CDS: deleted 1 base in 1 codon): MWNATASEEPGFNLTLADLDWDASPGNDSLGDELLRLFPAPLLAGVTATCVALFVVGISGNLLTMLVVSRFRELRTTTNLYLSSMAFSDLLIFLCMPLDLVRLWQYRPWNFGDLLCKLFQFVSESCTYATVLTITALSVERYFAICFPLRAKVVVTKGRVKLVIFVIWAVAFCSAGPIFVLVGVEHENGTDPWDTNECRPTEFAVRSGLLTVMVWVSSIFFFLPVFCLTVLYSLIGRKLWRRRRGDAVVGASLRDQNHKQTMKMLAVVVFAFILCWLPFHVGRYLFSKSFEPGSLEIAQISQYCNLVSFVLFYLSAAINPILYNIMSKKYRVAVFRLLGFEPFSQRKLSTLKDESSRAWTESSINT, encoded by the exons ATGTGGAACGCGACGGCCAGCGAAGAGCCGGGATTCAACCTCACGCTGGCCGACCTGGACTGGGATGCTTCCCCCGGCAACGACTCGCTGGGCGACGAGCTGCTGCGGCTCTTCCCCGCGCCGCTGCTGGCGGGC GTCACAGCCACCTGCGTGGCGCTCTTCGTAGTGGGCATCTCTGGCAACCTGCTCACCATGCTGGTGGTGTCGCGCTTCCGCGAGTTGCGCACCACCACCAACCTCTACCTGTCCAGCATGGCCTTCTCCGACCTGCTCATCTTCCTCTGCATGCCCCTGGACCTCGTTCGCCTCTGGCAGTACCGGCCCTGGAACTTCGGCGACCTGCTCTGCAAACTCTTCCAATTTGTCAGCGAGAGCTGCACCTACGCCACGGTGCTCACCATCACAGCGCTGAGCGTCGAGCGCTACTTCGCCATCTGCTTCCCGCTGAGGGCCAAGGTGGTGGTCACCAAGGGGCGGGTGAAGCTGGTCATCTTCGTCATCTGGGCCGTGGCCTTCTGCAGCGCCGGGCCCATCTTCGTGCTAGTCGGGGTGGAGCACGAGAATGGCACCGACCCTTGGGACACCAACGAATGCCGCCCCACCGAGTTCGCGGTGCGCTCTGGACTGCTCACGGTCATGGTGTGGGTGTCCAgcatcttcttcttccttcctgtcttctgcCTCACGGTCCTCTACAGTCTCATCGGCAGGAAGCTGTGGCGGAGGAGGCGCGGCGATGCTGTCGTGGGCGCCTCACTCAGGGACCAGAACCACAAGCAAACCATGAAAATGCTGG CTGTAGTGGTGTTTGCCTTCATCCTCTGCTGGCTGCCCTTCCATGTAGGGcgatatttattttccaaatcctTTGAGCCTGGCTCCTTGGAGATTGCTCAGATCAGCCAGTACTGCAACCTCGTGTCCTTTGTCCTCTTCTACCTCAGCGCTGCCATCAACCCCATTCTGTACAACATCATGTCCAAGAAGTACCGGGTGGCAGTGTTCAGACTTCTGGGATTCGAACCCTTCTCCCAGAGAAAGCTCTCCACTCTGAAGGACGAAAGTTCTCGGGCCTGGACAGAATCTAGTATTAATACATGA